In Malania oleifera isolate guangnan ecotype guangnan chromosome 8, ASM2987363v1, whole genome shotgun sequence, a single window of DNA contains:
- the LOC131162611 gene encoding GPN-loop GTPase QQT1 translates to MVFGQIVIGPPGSGKTTYCNGMSQFLQLIGRKVAVINLDPANDQLPYGCAVNIEDLIKLSDVMNEHSLGPNGGLVYCMDYLEKNIDWLESKLEPLLKDHYLLFDFPGQVELFFLHSNAKRAIMKLIKKLNLRLTAMHLIDAHLCSDPGKYVSALLLSLSTMLHLELPHINVLSKIDLIESYGKLAFNLDFYTDAQDLSYLQYHLDQDSRSAKYRKLTKELCDVIEDYGLVNFTTLDIQDKESVGNLVKMIDRSNGYIFAGLEGSAVEFSKIAVGPVDWDYYRVAAVQERYMKDDEKFDYSD, encoded by the exons ATGGTGTTTGGTCAGATCGTGATAGGTCCACCAGGTTCAGGCAAGACCACCTACTGCAATGGAATGTCTCAATTCCTCCAACTCATTGGAAG GAAGGTCGCTGTTATAAATTTGGATCCTGCCAATGATCAATTGCC GTATGGGTGTGCTGTGAATATTGAGGATCTCATTAAGCTAAGTGATGTAATGAATGAGCATTCCCTTGGTCCCAACGGAG GTCTTGTGTATTGCATGGATTATTTAGAGAAGAACATTGACTGGCTGGAGTCCAAGTTGGAACCCCTCCTTAAAG ATCACTATCTTCTTTTTGACTTTCCTGGCCAAGTTGAACTATTTTTCCTTCATTCAAATGCTAAGAGAGCCATCATGAAACTCATAAAGAAGTTGAACCTCAGG TTGACTGCAATGCACTTAATTGATGCCCATCTTTGCAGTGATCCTGGGAAGTATGTGAGTGCATTGCTGCTTTCATTATCAACCATGCTTCATTTGGAACTCCCTCACATCAATGTCCTGTCTAAGATTGATTTGATTGAAAGCTATGGGAAGCTAG CTTTCAATCTTGATTTTTATACCGATGCGCAAGATCTATCTTATTTGCAGTATCATCTTGATCAGGATTCTCGTTCTGCTAAGTACAG AAAGCTTACAAAGGAGCTTTGTGACGTGATAGAAGACTATGGTCTTGTTAACTTTACAACCTTGGATATTCAG GATAAAGAGAGTGTAGGAAATCTTGTGAAGATGATAGATAGGAGCAATGGTTACATTTTTGCTGGCCTAGAAGGGAGCGCAGTTGAGTTCAGCAAAATTGCCGTTGGTCCTGTTGATTGGGATTATTACAG AGTGGCTGCAGTGCAGGAGAGGTATATGAAAGATGATGAGAAATTTGATTATAGTGACTGA